The Vibrio kanaloae genome has a window encoding:
- a CDS encoding M48 metallopeptidase family protein produces MGVETGVVRTKEFKSRWGSCTPYGDLEFNWVIVMAPNRVVDYVVVHELCHLIHHDHSPQFWKEVERVMPNYKEHKECLRGNAQNLII; encoded by the coding sequence GTGGGCGTTGAAACGGGAGTTGTTCGTACTAAAGAGTTTAAGAGTAGATGGGGCAGTTGTACCCCTTACGGTGATTTAGAATTTAACTGGGTGATTGTCATGGCTCCCAACAGGGTCGTTGATTACGTAGTGGTGCATGAGCTTTGTCATCTAATCCACCATGACCATTCGCCACAGTTCTGGAAAGAAGTTGAACGAGTCATGCCCAACTATAAAGAGCATAAAGAGTGTCTTAGAGGAAATGCACAAAATCTAATCATATAG
- a CDS encoding ATP-dependent zinc protease family protein — MKKIPLALTLLSTLLFSQYSLATDTSHTTQNPTYELDGKAVLGRTENVYLSSVQVLKDVPFIGKIDTGAETTSMHAEDIHVKSSNPDYQNLKDKELMAALSEDVLNNSDVDYNDWEGSTFAKYEAVVSFKVQNPRTGDMVLIEAPLERVSMIRSRTSSTPLLRPTVKMSLTIADQELKTDVNLTDRSHFSAPVLIGKTFLADNALVFAGYDYLQEQENATVVGRKEVVSISGMAMNATFSLKNRYSILHAKDIDVDKKNSEVTFDMFDHDGKQKEMTLPLVRMLSVSGKKRPLVYVPVQLDENTTKDVLVYLRDRASSESQLRFGISTASELFMIDTNAENILSEGSDNFSEVAKKTEPLIISPEEDITLDGFHMKAIASFTVNTPLLKVDSFEMTGKGKDASVEFYLTDVNGEKQKVTKPIIKKLKVGDDTRPVVSGEFLVSGNVRTQEFAIDVLNTNEKEAYFILGKKMAKEGVYVNTRSDYLLKAEPLFKVGHIEVVEVNGMKFPAKLDTGADVSSMNAVNIKRFKKDGQDMVSFTYQNNQGDKQDFTKPVIEVMRIKAKKGEKVNIRPVVEMKVRLGDLEKEVRVNLQDRSRFEYSMILGKNFLKHGAVVSSDEDYVLGDMD, encoded by the coding sequence ATGAAAAAGATACCTTTGGCTCTAACTCTTCTAAGTACGCTACTTTTTTCACAATATTCTTTGGCTACAGACACTTCACACACCACTCAAAACCCGACTTACGAACTCGATGGTAAAGCGGTACTAGGCCGTACAGAGAATGTGTACCTCTCTAGTGTTCAAGTGCTTAAAGACGTTCCTTTCATTGGTAAAATTGATACTGGTGCAGAAACCACTTCTATGCATGCTGAAGACATTCATGTGAAGAGCTCTAATCCCGACTACCAAAACCTCAAAGACAAAGAGTTGATGGCGGCGCTATCCGAAGATGTGTTGAACAATAGTGATGTTGACTACAATGACTGGGAAGGCAGTACCTTTGCGAAATATGAGGCTGTGGTCTCTTTCAAGGTTCAAAACCCACGTACGGGTGACATGGTATTAATCGAAGCGCCTTTAGAACGTGTCAGCATGATACGAAGCCGCACCAGCAGCACGCCTTTACTTCGCCCTACCGTAAAAATGTCGCTTACCATTGCAGACCAAGAGCTAAAAACAGACGTTAACCTGACCGACAGAAGTCACTTCTCTGCGCCAGTGCTGATTGGTAAAACCTTCCTTGCTGACAACGCTTTAGTGTTTGCTGGTTACGACTATTTGCAAGAGCAGGAAAACGCGACGGTTGTTGGCCGTAAAGAAGTGGTGTCTATCTCCGGAATGGCGATGAACGCGACCTTCTCATTAAAAAATCGCTACAGTATTCTTCACGCAAAAGATATCGATGTAGATAAGAAGAACAGTGAAGTGACGTTTGATATGTTCGATCACGACGGTAAGCAAAAAGAGATGACATTGCCGTTGGTTCGTATGTTAAGCGTGAGCGGTAAGAAGAGACCTTTGGTGTATGTGCCTGTTCAACTCGATGAAAACACAACCAAAGACGTTCTGGTGTACCTACGTGACCGCGCGAGTAGCGAGTCACAGTTGAGATTTGGTATAAGCACCGCTAGCGAACTTTTCATGATTGATACCAACGCTGAAAATATTCTCTCTGAAGGATCTGATAATTTTAGCGAGGTAGCGAAGAAGACTGAGCCACTGATTATCTCACCGGAAGAAGATATCACATTAGATGGTTTCCATATGAAAGCTATTGCTTCATTTACTGTCAACACGCCTTTGTTGAAGGTCGACAGCTTTGAGATGACTGGTAAAGGCAAAGATGCTTCCGTTGAATTTTATCTTACCGATGTAAATGGTGAGAAGCAGAAGGTGACCAAGCCAATTATTAAGAAGCTTAAAGTCGGTGATGATACTCGTCCGGTTGTCAGCGGTGAGTTTTTGGTGTCTGGAAACGTGCGTACGCAAGAGTTTGCTATCGACGTGCTCAATACAAATGAGAAAGAAGCGTACTTTATTTTAGGTAAGAAGATGGCGAAAGAGGGCGTTTATGTAAACACGCGCTCAGACTACCTATTGAAAGCGGAGCCACTGTTTAAAGTTGGGCACATCGAAGTCGTTGAAGTTAACGGCATGAAGTTCCCGGCTAAGCTCGACACTGGTGCGGATGTGAGCTCAATGAATGCAGTTAACATCAAACGATTTAAGAAAGATGGCCAAGACATGGTGAGCTTTACCTATCAAAACAACCAAGGCGATAAGCAAGACTTCACTAAGCCAGTGATTGAGGTCATGCGCATCAAAGCCAAGAAAGGCGAGAAGGTGAACATTCGCCCTGTCGTTGAAATGAAGGTTAGGTTAGGTGACTTAGAGAAAGAGGTGAGAGTAAACCTTCAAGATCGCTCTCGCTTTGAGTACAGCATGATCCTAGGCAAGAACTTCTTAAAGCACGGTGCAGTAGTGAGCAGTGATGAAGATTATGTGCTAGGTGATATGGATTAA
- a CDS encoding tyrosine-type recombinase/integrase: MAEVQAVKDDDTIRLVGHLLSIRCHPQMADVWHIGLNLALRISDLLSIRFEDINSDRLIIRESKTGKLANIQLNTKAQQYIARLREQHPDHIYWFQSHRCQQLKNKPPQPISRRAVSMAFQQVGRELNITLGTHSMRKTRGYFLYQSTKDIGRVMKMLRHTSEGVTLRYIGITQDEVDKDFVSLEL; this comes from the coding sequence ATGGCTGAAGTCCAAGCAGTCAAAGACGATGACACCATACGCCTAGTTGGTCATCTGTTGAGTATTCGTTGTCATCCACAAATGGCCGATGTGTGGCATATCGGATTAAACCTAGCACTGAGGATTTCTGATTTGTTGTCGATTCGCTTTGAAGACATTAATAGCGACCGACTTATTATTCGCGAAAGTAAAACTGGCAAGCTGGCCAATATTCAGCTCAATACCAAAGCACAGCAGTACATTGCTAGATTAAGAGAGCAACATCCCGACCACATCTACTGGTTTCAATCTCACCGATGCCAACAGTTGAAAAACAAACCGCCCCAGCCAATCTCACGACGCGCCGTATCAATGGCGTTTCAGCAAGTAGGCCGAGAACTGAATATCACTTTAGGTACTCACTCGATGAGAAAGACCCGAGGTTACTTTCTCTATCAATCCACAAAAGATATAGGACGTGTCATGAAGATGCTTCGTCACACATCTGAGGGCGTCACACTTCGCTATATAGGAATCACTCAAGATGAAGTCGATAAGGACTTCGTTTCTCTTGAGCTTTAA
- a CDS encoding 1-acylglycerol-3-phosphate O-acyltransferase — MLAVLRIILATVFIIFTTLCAFVYCLFSPKNPKHVYVFCRWFNQLQKIIGVKLVQRGLDNAPTPENSVYISNHQSILDFVTDPGMLRPRTVTLGKRDLLYVPFFGLLYWITGNIMINREDKSKARDTIKQVTEAIHQRDLSVWVYPEGTRSKGRGLLPFKTGAFRMAIEAGVPITPMCTSTTHNKIDLNRANNGIVITEMLEPIDVTEYKLSDAKALANRCHALMAEKIAQLDEEVAHLETQANPDLDSDSSYTR, encoded by the coding sequence GTGCTTGCTGTTCTTCGTATTATTTTGGCTACGGTGTTTATTATTTTCACCACTCTATGTGCTTTTGTTTACTGCTTGTTTAGCCCCAAGAACCCCAAGCATGTGTACGTTTTCTGTCGCTGGTTCAACCAACTCCAAAAGATCATCGGTGTAAAACTGGTGCAGCGCGGCCTAGACAATGCCCCAACACCAGAAAACAGCGTCTACATATCTAACCACCAAAGCATATTGGACTTTGTGACCGACCCTGGAATGTTAAGGCCTCGCACGGTGACATTGGGCAAGCGCGATTTGTTGTACGTTCCTTTCTTTGGTCTGCTGTATTGGATCACCGGTAACATCATGATTAACCGCGAAGACAAGTCCAAAGCACGCGATACCATCAAGCAAGTGACGGAAGCGATTCATCAGAGAGATCTGTCTGTTTGGGTTTACCCTGAAGGAACCCGTAGTAAAGGGCGTGGATTATTGCCATTCAAAACAGGCGCTTTCCGAATGGCGATTGAAGCTGGTGTGCCTATCACCCCAATGTGTACCAGCACCACACACAATAAGATCGACTTGAATCGAGCCAATAATGGCATTGTGATCACCGAGATGCTTGAACCTATCGATGTTACTGAATACAAGCTCAGTGATGCTAAAGCGCTTGCCAATCGCTGTCATGCATTGATGGCTGAGAAAATAGCTCAGCTAGATGAAGAAGTGGCGCATTTAGAAACACAAGCTAATCCAGATCTGGATTCAGATAGCTCTTATACACGCTAG
- a CDS encoding DUF2787 family protein, with product MNKFSISGVNDGLVSPMHSFLEALMSDNTIPKTVERVALNIRSKDINSRFQPIEIQLERTSSKTPWQLRFIATFDVMVAGQTQKELSLYFNFAGCWFYHPEIKQCSLQRPEVQTLLASWLKAITHTLITQPAISINITSVR from the coding sequence ATGAATAAGTTTTCTATCTCTGGGGTAAATGATGGACTCGTTAGTCCCATGCATTCTTTTCTTGAAGCACTCATGTCTGACAACACCATCCCAAAGACAGTCGAGCGGGTAGCGTTAAACATACGGTCTAAAGATATCAATAGTCGCTTTCAACCAATCGAAATTCAATTGGAGCGAACATCAAGCAAAACACCTTGGCAACTTCGCTTTATTGCCACCTTTGATGTGATGGTTGCTGGTCAGACACAAAAAGAGCTATCGCTGTATTTCAACTTCGCAGGGTGTTGGTTCTACCACCCAGAGATTAAGCAGTGCAGCTTACAACGACCAGAAGTTCAAACCTTACTTGCTAGCTGGCTTAAAGCCATCACTCACACTCTCATCACGCAACCTGCTATCTCAATCAACATCACATCCGTTCGTTAA
- a CDS encoding AlpA family transcriptional regulator, which translates to MGTNDIGGCPMRFLKLKEVMQKTALSRSAIYRKMDVGEFPTSISLGDRAVAWLESEIEDWILGKIEQRDMTSV; encoded by the coding sequence ATGGGAACCAATGACATAGGAGGATGCCCCATGAGATTTCTAAAACTAAAAGAAGTAATGCAAAAAACAGCACTAAGCCGCTCAGCGATTTATAGGAAGATGGATGTGGGGGAATTTCCAACCTCAATAAGTCTTGGTGATAGGGCAGTGGCTTGGCTAGAAAGCGAAATAGAAGATTGGATCTTAGGTAAAATCGAACAGCGTGATATGACATCGGTATAG
- a CDS encoding ParE family toxin-like protein, producing the protein MTSTKQLIDTFQSQLPSCYTERAFSIEAQLRAGALYPNLGGKKIRSCPTYIRFKLGRGFRFVWRVAPDGLYPKAITTRQGFERIIKQIRKASY; encoded by the coding sequence ATGACTTCAACTAAACAGCTTATTGATACATTCCAATCTCAACTTCCTTCATGCTATACAGAGCGAGCTTTCAGTATTGAAGCCCAACTCCGAGCTGGAGCTTTATACCCAAACTTAGGGGGGAAGAAGATCCGCTCTTGTCCGACCTATATTAGGTTTAAATTGGGTAGAGGGTTCCGGTTTGTTTGGCGTGTTGCTCCTGATGGGCTTTACCCTAAAGCAATCACAACTAGGCAAGGATTTGAGCGAATCATTAAACAAATCCGCAAGGCTAGTTATTAA
- a CDS encoding DUF2787 family protein has protein sequence MNQAANLAMFACKRAKPSHQLKDLIKRSIDDVNYRGKMTICFQDSSYHPKDGGFHPVSITVDVKDSHIALIEITDLFYVGTGTPELVPDLAFDFANNVAFARFSGWLGMYLQETTELYEMWECNFLAYVEMGAYDSIKVTED, from the coding sequence ATGAATCAAGCAGCCAATCTGGCTATGTTCGCGTGCAAGCGAGCTAAGCCTTCACATCAACTGAAAGACCTAATCAAACGCTCTATTGATGATGTTAATTACCGAGGAAAAATGACCATCTGTTTTCAAGACTCAAGCTACCACCCGAAAGACGGCGGCTTTCACCCTGTCTCTATTACGGTGGATGTCAAAGATAGCCATATCGCTCTTATTGAAATCACTGACCTTTTTTATGTGGGAACCGGTACACCAGAGCTCGTTCCTGACTTGGCTTTTGATTTTGCTAACAACGTCGCTTTCGCTCGTTTCAGCGGATGGCTTGGTATGTACCTGCAAGAAACAACCGAGCTATATGAGATGTGGGAATGTAACTTTCTAGCTTATGTAGAAATGGGGGCTTATGACTCGATAAAAGTAACCGAAGATTGA
- a CDS encoding M15 family metallopeptidase, with protein sequence MKRFIVGWLATVLSAASYAQVAPISQWQCDMMKKNNVLSRGAPVGCERLSKVDFDFINFKGETQQGNMIVLDVVAPAVEQIFSEVKQRNFSLHSARLMREFRGDDNASMDANNSSAFNARPITGGGGWSKHAYGVAIDINPVQNPFLEFDSNGKITVKPSQSATSYVNRTRFRARDEIERRGMAEDVVELFAHHGFMIWGGDWNSPIDTQHFEVGSRKFVNQLLSKPQPEAKVLFERYVESYRQCYLKNKDENVEKARAICAKKTVGTFSTMFI encoded by the coding sequence ATGAAACGTTTTATTGTCGGCTGGCTGGCCACTGTGCTCAGTGCTGCGAGTTATGCCCAAGTTGCCCCTATATCTCAATGGCAATGCGACATGATGAAAAAGAACAATGTCTTGAGTCGTGGTGCGCCCGTTGGCTGTGAGCGACTATCCAAAGTGGATTTCGATTTCATTAATTTCAAGGGGGAAACGCAACAGGGCAATATGATCGTGCTTGATGTGGTTGCACCTGCTGTTGAACAAATCTTTTCAGAGGTTAAACAGCGTAATTTTTCTCTTCATTCTGCTCGCCTTATGCGTGAATTCAGAGGTGACGATAACGCCTCGATGGACGCTAACAACAGCAGTGCGTTTAACGCTCGTCCTATTACCGGCGGAGGAGGTTGGTCGAAGCATGCTTATGGTGTGGCGATAGACATCAACCCAGTTCAAAACCCTTTCTTAGAGTTCGATAGCAACGGAAAAATCACGGTAAAGCCTTCACAATCTGCAACAAGCTATGTGAACCGTACTCGCTTTCGTGCGCGTGATGAAATAGAACGCCGCGGTATGGCTGAAGATGTGGTGGAGCTGTTTGCCCATCACGGGTTTATGATCTGGGGAGGGGATTGGAACAGCCCAATCGATACTCAGCATTTTGAGGTCGGCTCAAGAAAGTTCGTTAACCAACTGCTTTCTAAACCCCAACCTGAAGCCAAGGTGTTATTTGAGCGCTACGTCGAATCTTATCGACAGTGCTATCTCAAAAATAAAGATGAGAACGTAGAAAAAGCTCGCGCTATCTGTGCAAAGAAAACAGTCGGGACTTTTAGTACTATGTTTATCTAG
- a CDS encoding ribbon-helix-helix domain-containing protein — MKSVRTTVSLPQEQHQALQQIAEKNGLSISWVIRQAVGEFLTNNNDFQPLSKSNRTDGDVS, encoded by the coding sequence ATGAAATCAGTCAGAACAACAGTTTCATTGCCACAAGAGCAACACCAAGCACTACAGCAGATTGCTGAAAAAAACGGACTTTCAATTTCTTGGGTTATTCGACAAGCAGTCGGTGAATTTTTGACAAATAATAATGACTTTCAACCTCTCTCTAAATCAAACAGAACCGATGGGGATGTGAGTTAA
- a CDS encoding alanine/glycine:cation symporter family protein gives MQSFVDFLNGIIWSPVLIYLCLGAGLFYSIMTRFVQIRHFFEMWRLLLSGKSSTKGISSFQALAVSLSGRVGTGNIAGVAAAIGFGGPGAVFWMWVVAFFGAATAFAESTLAQIYKEEDEGQFRGGPAYYIEKAMGQKWYAWIFAIATIFACGILLPGVQSNSIGNAVEAAFGSGAMIETAVGTFSFAKIFTGTVVAIILGFIIFGGVKRIANFTQIVVPFMALAYIIIAFVIILLNIGQVPVVFSMIVSDAFTPMAGFGAAIGWGVKRGVYSNEAGQGTGPHAAAAASVDHPAQQGLVQSFSIYIDTLLVCSATAFMIIITGAYNVHGGAEGVFLVQNLAANIGANGPVFTQLAIESALPGVGKPFIAFALFFFAFTTILAYYYIAETNIAYLRRTIKIPGMMFVLKLVLITAVFYGTVKTANLAWAMGDVGVGLMAWLNIVGILIIFFMSKPALKALADYEEQQKQGVTEYTFNPVKLGIKGATYWEEKYKRKTGKSPEAEAADTKPVEQPSA, from the coding sequence ATGCAGTCATTCGTTGATTTTTTGAATGGAATAATCTGGAGTCCAGTACTTATCTACCTATGTTTAGGTGCTGGTTTGTTCTACTCCATCATGACTCGATTTGTACAAATCCGTCACTTCTTTGAAATGTGGCGCTTGTTACTTTCGGGTAAAAGTTCAACCAAAGGTATCTCATCTTTCCAAGCTCTAGCTGTTTCGCTATCTGGCCGTGTAGGTACAGGTAACATTGCAGGTGTTGCTGCTGCTATCGGTTTCGGTGGCCCAGGTGCGGTATTCTGGATGTGGGTTGTAGCCTTCTTTGGCGCCGCGACTGCTTTCGCAGAATCTACGTTAGCGCAAATCTATAAAGAAGAAGACGAAGGCCAGTTCCGTGGTGGCCCGGCTTACTACATCGAAAAAGCGATGGGTCAGAAATGGTACGCATGGATCTTTGCAATCGCGACTATTTTTGCTTGTGGTATTTTACTTCCAGGTGTTCAGTCAAACAGTATCGGTAACGCTGTAGAAGCTGCATTTGGTTCAGGTGCTATGATCGAAACAGCTGTCGGTACATTCAGTTTCGCTAAAATTTTCACTGGTACTGTTGTCGCTATCATTCTTGGTTTCATCATCTTCGGTGGTGTTAAACGTATTGCGAACTTCACGCAGATCGTTGTCCCATTCATGGCATTGGCTTACATCATCATCGCGTTCGTTATCATCCTACTGAACATCGGCCAAGTTCCGGTTGTTTTCTCTATGATAGTTAGTGATGCATTCACACCTATGGCGGGCTTCGGTGCTGCAATTGGTTGGGGTGTTAAGCGTGGTGTTTACTCAAACGAAGCGGGTCAAGGTACTGGTCCTCACGCGGCTGCGGCGGCAAGTGTTGATCACCCGGCTCAGCAAGGTCTGGTTCAATCCTTCTCTATCTACATCGATACACTTCTAGTCTGTTCTGCAACCGCGTTTATGATCATCATCACTGGTGCTTACAACGTTCACGGCGGTGCAGAAGGTGTATTCCTTGTTCAGAACTTAGCAGCCAACATTGGTGCGAATGGTCCTGTATTTACACAGCTTGCAATTGAAAGTGCTCTACCAGGGGTTGGTAAGCCGTTCATCGCATTTGCTCTGTTCTTCTTCGCATTTACAACGATTCTTGCTTACTACTACATCGCAGAAACGAACATTGCTTACTTACGTCGTACCATCAAAATCCCTGGCATGATGTTCGTACTTAAGCTTGTTCTTATCACTGCGGTTTTCTATGGCACAGTAAAAACAGCGAACCTTGCATGGGCAATGGGTGATGTAGGTGTTGGCTTGATGGCATGGTTAAACATCGTCGGTATTCTGATTATCTTCTTCATGTCTAAGCCTGCGCTTAAAGCACTGGCTGATTACGAAGAGCAACAGAAACAAGGCGTCACTGAGTACACGTTCAACCCTGTGAAACTAGGTATTAAAGGGGCGACTTACTGGGAAGAGAAGTACAAGCGTAAAACAGGTAAGTCTCCTGAAGCTGAAGCTGCAGACACTAAACCTGTAGAGCAACCTTCAGCTTAA
- the radC gene encoding RadC family protein gives MRNANNQHDYPFKTSELNELLERAAEALAAKYKREGTFTNPTNVKEYLKIKLGAHDREVFAVMFLDNQHQLISFEELFFGTIDAASIYPREVLKSALNHNAAAVVFAHNHPSGIAEPSQADRRITQRLVDALKLVDIRVLDHIVVGEDCVSFAEKGWI, from the coding sequence ATGCGTAACGCCAACAACCAACACGATTACCCATTCAAAACTTCAGAGTTAAATGAACTGCTAGAACGTGCAGCCGAAGCACTGGCTGCGAAATACAAGCGAGAAGGCACGTTCACTAATCCAACCAATGTTAAGGAATATTTAAAGATCAAGTTAGGGGCTCATGACCGCGAAGTGTTCGCCGTGATGTTTCTTGATAATCAACATCAATTGATCAGTTTTGAAGAGTTGTTCTTTGGCACTATCGATGCTGCCTCTATTTACCCACGCGAGGTACTCAAATCAGCACTAAACCACAACGCTGCTGCGGTGGTTTTTGCTCATAACCATCCTTCAGGTATCGCTGAGCCCTCTCAAGCAGATAGACGCATTACACAACGCTTAGTAGATGCTCTCAAGCTGGTGGATATCCGAGTGTTGGACCACATCGTTGTGGGTGAGGATTGTGTGTCATTTGCAGAAAAGGGGTGGATATGA
- a CDS encoding lecithin retinol acyltransferase family protein, whose protein sequence is MNPYNAIGSFVVGSLSKSLIQNLFWKTDGPVRGSIVYCDLAFGYAEHSGVYVGNGRIIHRNGQGLIESASIRQFLADTTALSIYVSCNTQGRAIGNESTAQIAGAMLGVQTDYSLLNENCHQFCSHCLSGDIFSNTFTLTQLKRDAHAHIQASQWRVWDLRHRHKG, encoded by the coding sequence ATGAACCCATATAACGCAATAGGGAGCTTTGTTGTAGGCAGCTTATCGAAAAGCTTAATCCAAAATTTATTCTGGAAAACCGACGGTCCAGTTCGAGGGAGCATTGTGTATTGCGATCTCGCGTTTGGATATGCTGAGCATTCAGGTGTCTACGTGGGAAATGGACGTATCATCCATCGTAATGGCCAAGGCCTTATCGAATCTGCATCAATTCGTCAGTTTCTGGCGGATACCACAGCCCTTTCGATTTATGTAAGCTGCAATACCCAAGGTAGAGCCATTGGCAATGAGTCTACTGCTCAAATAGCAGGAGCTATGCTTGGTGTACAAACAGACTATTCCCTGTTAAATGAAAACTGTCATCAGTTCTGTAGCCACTGCCTAAGTGGTGACATCTTCTCAAATACGTTTACATTAACTCAGCTTAAACGTGACGCTCATGCGCACATTCAAGCCAGTCAGTGGCGAGTATGGGATTTAAGGCATCGTCACAAAGGATAA
- a CDS encoding DUF429 domain-containing protein, translating into MKYIGIDGCKAGWIAWVATGNEPPTFKVVNTLDELVDDLTKATALIDMPIGFSDSLTPDRLCDKAARRFLTSKRGSSVFPVPCREAVYQTDYIAACCANVDQLDKKFSKQTWGIVPKIRELDELIESHSSLSIRESHPEVVFAALKGEPLTFSKRTQEGKEERLSIIQQVAPQWCEGLALAISNTKRKDMTIDDIYDAFVLMLVAYYAPQLSTLPEPSDVGGEADVDQNGRVREIVYWDKTR; encoded by the coding sequence ATGAAATACATCGGAATTGATGGCTGCAAGGCGGGTTGGATCGCTTGGGTTGCCACTGGCAATGAGCCACCTACGTTTAAAGTGGTAAACACGCTCGATGAGCTGGTTGATGATCTTACGAAAGCAACAGCGTTAATCGACATGCCTATTGGCTTTAGCGATTCGCTCACTCCAGATAGATTATGCGACAAAGCAGCAAGACGTTTCCTTACCAGCAAACGGGGCTCTTCGGTGTTTCCAGTACCGTGCCGAGAGGCGGTTTATCAAACCGATTACATTGCGGCGTGCTGTGCCAATGTGGATCAGCTTGATAAGAAGTTTTCTAAACAGACTTGGGGGATTGTTCCGAAGATCCGCGAGCTTGATGAGCTAATTGAATCTCACTCAAGCCTTTCTATCAGGGAATCACATCCTGAGGTGGTGTTTGCAGCTTTGAAAGGCGAACCGCTGACGTTTTCCAAACGAACTCAAGAGGGCAAAGAGGAACGGCTTTCTATTATTCAGCAAGTTGCTCCTCAATGGTGTGAAGGCTTGGCGTTGGCCATTTCAAACACCAAGCGTAAAGACATGACGATAGACGATATCTATGATGCATTTGTATTGATGTTAGTTGCCTATTACGCTCCGCAATTATCGACCTTACCAGAGCCTTCTGATGTTGGTGGAGAAGCTGATGTCGACCAGAACGGACGGGTTCGAGAGATTGTCTATTGGGACAAAACGCGCTAA
- a CDS encoding YagK/YfjJ domain-containing protein, which produces MNRKKRVREPKVYQGVYFYDIELNKKREYYEPYLIKSKELLDYVTSEHNRVLSFSLILRFPQDFKQDRGVSYISKFIRIFQRKVDLTLEERKKRKARVYHMKKGNKVFNIWCRERNSSNNDHYHMFILLSYENFRTLGHYSTSLEPKKSLAILVQEAWSDALGISYCDMKGLVQFPPKNNYFRVVQNRPDTKSNYDNLLSRIYYLAKRATKNFGEGIRSFGCSRIKRS; this is translated from the coding sequence ATGAATAGAAAGAAAAGGGTAAGGGAACCGAAGGTTTATCAAGGGGTGTACTTTTACGATATAGAGTTGAATAAAAAAAGAGAATACTATGAACCCTATCTGATAAAGTCGAAAGAACTTCTTGATTATGTTACAAGTGAACATAACAGAGTTCTTTCTTTTAGTCTTATCTTACGGTTTCCTCAAGATTTTAAGCAGGATAGGGGTGTATCATATATATCAAAATTTATAAGGATATTTCAGAGGAAAGTTGATCTTACTTTAGAAGAGAGAAAAAAGAGAAAGGCTAGGGTTTATCATATGAAGAAGGGAAATAAGGTTTTCAATATATGGTGTAGAGAAAGGAATAGTAGTAATAATGACCACTATCATATGTTTATTCTACTGAGTTATGAAAACTTCCGAACTTTGGGTCACTACTCTACCAGCCTTGAGCCAAAAAAAAGCTTAGCGATATTAGTTCAAGAAGCATGGTCTGATGCTTTAGGAATTTCATACTGTGATATGAAAGGCTTAGTTCAGTTTCCCCCGAAGAATAATTACTTCAGAGTCGTACAAAATAGGCCTGACACCAAGAGTAACTATGACAATCTACTTTCCCGAATATATTATTTAGCTAAAAGAGCAACAAAAAACTTTGGAGAAGGGATACGTTCATTTGGATGTAGCAGGATCAAGAGGAGTTAA
- a CDS encoding RNase H family protein, whose product MKKEIYVEAATAEKRRGRLSAGVGLVVFDDYERIADEDWLLLDSIIDRNYADLSALAFGLERACDGDIIYSSSDYCVDGFNEWLDGWKRRNWRKANKKPIAHQDLWELVDKRSADKQVEVRKVAACSAGKDAAYRYALAAVNRQL is encoded by the coding sequence ATGAAAAAAGAAATTTATGTAGAAGCAGCCACCGCAGAGAAGCGAAGAGGACGACTCTCTGCTGGGGTAGGGCTGGTTGTATTCGATGACTATGAAAGAATAGCGGATGAAGACTGGCTGCTCCTTGATAGCATCATAGACCGTAATTACGCAGACTTATCAGCACTTGCTTTTGGGCTGGAGCGTGCTTGTGACGGCGATATTATTTATTCAAGCAGTGACTATTGCGTTGATGGTTTTAATGAATGGCTTGATGGTTGGAAACGTCGAAATTGGCGTAAAGCAAATAAAAAACCGATAGCTCATCAAGACCTTTGGGAGCTAGTGGATAAACGAAGTGCAGATAAACAAGTTGAGGTGAGAAAAGTCGCGGCTTGTTCCGCAGGAAAAGATGCCGCTTATAGATACGCTCTTGCAGCGGTGAATCGTCAATTGTAA